The Octopus sinensis linkage group LG9, ASM634580v1, whole genome shotgun sequence genomic sequence ATGAATATAACACTTACGGCAATTCCTTTTTGCTCCCTAATGGCTGTCCTAGTCATTCCACCTTCAATGCAAGGAAAGCAAGTGTAAAAAAGACCATAAAGAACGCAAGATTTTCCAGTAGCTTCAGCATTTTTTCCTGCTGTGTAACATGGAACAAAATATGTAACGATGCATATTCCCAAGTTGTCGAAACAACCGAAAAGACCGTGGCTAAACTCAGCACTCATGATGTCTgctgtgtatttttattttattccttcttatttaaGAGTTTCTGTGTTTCTGGGATAGaaaatattctatctatatatatctatatatctatatctatatatttatgtatatgattgtatatagatacagatacgtATACgtttttgtgtaggtgtgtgtttatgattatGTGAGAGTTTTATACGTGAATGCGTTTATCACGCGTATTGATCCTTCAAGGAAGGCGGCCTGAGTGGAGGTTTTCACAAGTTGGTCTCTTATATACTGGATAGTTTGTTGCGTACTGGATCAGTAGGCACAAATGTGGGAGGCGTCAATAACGTTATCTTTGACACTTCACACGCACATTACGAGTTGGattttcagtttaattttttctctcttactttcttacTTAGACTTTCCTATTTTATTTGTTCGTTCTTACTTTTCTTGATTCTTCGtgttccccccttttttttttgcgtaATTTTCTGGGgagtttaaaagtttaaataaaatgttttgtatttaaTGCAAAAAAACGCGcacttataaaattataattctcATTTACCCTACTCTCTTGAtcactttcctctctctttccctccctcacctctctctgtctctctccctttccctccctcacctctctctgtctctctccctttcccctctctctctctttctctctatctctgacTCATTCacacgctcatgcacacacaaagacacatacacacacacacaccacacgcacacagtaGCATAATATAATGATCGGACATACACAAGCTTAATATAGATCTGTAGacattacacacattcacacacatacacacacacactcacacacacacacacaccacatgcatacacacacacactcacactcacacacacgcacacgcagaaacATTTTATTGCTGCGAATacttacagatatgtgtgtgcgctcacacacacacatatacacacgcgcgcgagcAAGCCCTCCTTGGCATGATACAATAATGGGATATACGCAAActttgtataaatctatatacattcacattcacacacatacttaaacatacataaacgtactcacacacacacacatacacacacacacacacacacagtaataggGGCATTGTATTGATGTTGACACTTAAagacataagtgtgtgtgcgcgcacacatacatacaacatacagaatacacacccataaacacgcacacacgcacacacacacaaacaaaatatgtttagatacacacacatatacatagatacagtattaatgtgcatacacatacacatatatacgcacgtataaaAAGAGACGAAGAGTATAAATGTGTACgctgacgcacacatacatgcatatatacatatatacacacatgcatgaatatatatatatatatatatatatatatatatatatttctcttttctctcttttacttgtttcagtcatttgactgcggccatgctggagcaccaccttttagtacttattctatcggtctctttttgccgaaccgctaagtgacggggacgtaaacacaccagcatcggttgtcaagcaatgctggggggacaaacacagacacacaaacacacacacacatatacatatatatacatatatacgacaggcttctttcagtttccgtctacctaatccactcacaaggcattggtcggcccggggctatagcagaagacacttgcccaagatgccacgcagtgggactgaacccgcaaccgtgtggttggttagcaagctacttaccacacagccactcctacgcctatatatatatatatatatatatatatatatatatatatatatatatatatatatatataatatatatatatatatattatatatatatatatatatatattatatatatgtttctttattgcccataaggggctaaacatagaggggacaaacaaggacagacaaacggattaagtcgattacatcgaccccagtgcgtaactggtacttaatttatcgaccccgaaaggatgaaaggcaaagtcgacctcggcggaatttgaactcagaacgcaacgacagacgcaataccgctaagcatttcgcccggcgtgctaacgtttctgcctgctcgccgccttatatacacatacatacatgcacaaatatatatacatacatgtacggatgaatatatatatatatatatatatatatatatatatatatatatatatatatatatatttacatacatatatgcatgcattcatacatgcatacatacattcatgcatgtacacatctatacatacatgcatacagacatttatacatacataatccctcgactatcgcgggtgttgcATTCCAACTGCTCTCCCCGCGACCCGCGATGGGTTAAAGTCCGCgatgtagaaacagtactgtactgcatattattttttactgtactcttttattcttttattttggtttagtcatttgactgcggccatgctggagcaccgcctttagtcgagcaaatcgaccccaggattttattctttggaagcctggtatttattctatcggtctcttttgccgaaccgctaagttacgaggacgtagacacaccattatcggttgtcaagcgatgatggggagacaaacacagtcacacaaacatatacacatacatacatatatagatatatatatgtatgtgtgtgtatatacacaccacatatatatatatatatatatatgtgtgtgtgtatatatatgtatgtatgtatatatatatatatctatatgttgtgtgtgtgtatatatgtatgtatatatatatatataatatgtgtatatacacacacatacatatatatatctatatatgtatgtgtatatgtttgtgtgactatatatatatatatatatatgtgtgtatatatatgatgtgtatatatatatatatatatatatatatatatataatatatacatatatatatacatatatgcgacgggcttctttacagtttctgtctacaaaatccactcacgaggctttggtcggctcgaggctatagtagaagacacttgtccaaggtgtcacgcagtgggactgaacccggaaccatgtggatagtaagcaagccacttaccacacagccactcctacgatactttttttttaaaattattttttataatttacatatatttattttattataaatgtacgGAAGAATCGACgttagcttaaataataaaccttaTTTTTTTGTGTTCCCTTTTTTACGTAATTTTCTGGGGACTTTCAAAGTTTGaataaaatgtttgtatttaatGCATAAACGCGCACTTGTAAAATTATAACTCTCATTTAGTATACTCTCACGATCCCTTTCTCACTCCCTCTGCCtgtcctttctctttccctccccttctctcctctcactctcactctctctctctctctctctctgactaatTCAtaggttcatacacacacaatacacaccgcacacacacacacacacagtggcataATATAGAGGTCGGACACACACAAGCTTAATATAGATTTgtagacattcacacacatttacacgcatactcacacacaaaaatatactcatacacacacacacgctcacacacacacatgcatacacacactcacacacacacaccactcgcacacacacagaagcattctGTTGCTGCgaacacttacagacacacacgcacgcaagcccTCCTTGGCATGATACAATAATGGGATATACACAAActttgtataaatctatatacattcagaaacattcacacacatacttaaacatGTAtaaacgtactcacacacacacacgtatatacacatacacacacatacacacacatacaacacacacacatacacatacacacacatagaacgcacacacattcacaagcacacacatacacacaaacagaataggtttagacacatacatactcagacaTAGATATTGTAttaatgtgcatacacacacacatatatatacacacctacaaaaAGAGACGAAGAGTATAAATGTGCACgctgacgcacacatacatatatacacacatacatatatacatacatgcatgaatatatgcacacacatatatgcatacatacatgcatacatacatacacgcatgcatatatatatatatataatatatatatatattatatatatatatatatatatatatatatatatatatatatatatataaagttaatccaaaaagaaaacaaaacaaaaaacacaacgcgaggacgtggaacaaataaagtattattggacgctcaggaaagaagggaagaaggagggtttcacgtttcgagcggagctcttcgtcggaaattagaaggaaagatcccgagaagggaagacaggggaaaaaatcgctagtgatacagacgaggtcacatactaatatatatataatatatatatatatatatatagatatatatatatatatatatatatctatatatatatatatatatataaaatatatatatatataaaatatatatatatacatccatgcagacatacatatatacatgcatgcatgcatagtccctcgactatcgcggttattacattccaaaaccccGCGTGAACCAGGACAGTACTGcatattatttttactgtatctttttaattatttttataataatttgcatatatttattttattatgaatgtaCGGAAGAATCGACGTTAGCTTAAATAACAAACCGCAATAGATGAACCGCGATATGTGAACCgcgatatgatgagggattactgtacatgcataaatatataaatgcatacatacatatacacatacatgcatatatacatgcatgcatacatacatgcatacatgcatacatacacacatacattcatgcattcatacatatttgaatacatacatgcatacatgcatatgtacataaatacatacatatatatacacatacacgcatacatacatgtatgcatgcatacttacatgcatacatacatgcatacatacttatcactggaactgtaaaagtctgtaaaacttttcagaagttaatcatttaaatatacatgagcatgtctatatatgcaactatatgcatgagattacatacaaaaaatatacaaatctgcatatgcatgcatacacacaaacaaaaataccctgttattgatgttgaaattccagtgaatgagccttggatccaggttagaaaccggttttttctctattggcaagaaatcttgaaataaactgaataatgacatacattcatacatacatacatgcatacacagacacagatgtagtatgtacacacacgtagatatgatataaatagtatatgcactaacacatatatagtacaaatacacacacacacacacacacacacacacacacacacacaacacacacacacacacacacacacacacactcatacacacacaatcacacacgtacacagacaacGAATGTATCCGAAAGATATTTGAACAAGGTGGGACATGACTGTTTTTAGACCACATTCTTCAGAATTTTCAAGGAAGTTTCATAGAACCTGTTATTGACCCCCTCCATAAAGTATGGAACAATGGTCTAGGTGAACGACATCTGCTCTATAAGCCCTataatgtgtgcgcgcacgcacacacacatagtgtaagCAGTCGCAGGAATAATAGAAAATGTTCATTCACTCGCACTCACATTCTCAGACAATataaagtgtacacacacacaaatactgtcTATTTGCCtgcctgcttatctatctatctatctatctatttatatatatatatatatatatatatatatatatatgtctatctgtctgtcggtctgtctgtctgtctgtctctctatctatctatctatatatctatctatctgtctgtctgtctgtctgtctgtcggttgtctgtctgtatctgtctgtctgtctgtctgtctgtcggttgtctgtctgtctgtctgtctgtctgtctgtctatctatctatctatctatctatctgtctgtctgtctgtctatctgtctatctatctattatctatctatctatccatctatctatctgtctgtctgtctgtctgtctgcctgtctgtctgtctatctatctattatctgtctgtctgtctgtctgtctgtctgtctaacacaAAATTCAAAATTCCGAAGTTGTTCAATCATGTATTCACGAACAGAATATAGTCTTCACACATTGAAACAGTCATATCACAGGCTCACACAATCTTTTACACACagagactctttctctctcttcctctctctctctctctctctctctcaccctttctccctttctctccctctcgctccctctcgctctctcttttcctctctccccctcttactcccctttccacctctctctcactctctctctccctctcactccttccctctctttctcttcctttctctacctatctctctttctctctctctctcaccctttctccctttctctccctctcgctccctctcgctctctcttttcctctctccccctcttactcccctttccacctctctctcactctctctccctctcactccttccctctctctctcttcctttctctacctatctctctttctcatacacacatgcatatgcatatacacacacacacacacgtagtgatTTCTCTCACAGacggatagaaagacagacagacaggttgattgatagatagatagatagatagatagatgatagatagatagatagatagatagatagaagatagatagatatagatagatagatagatagatagatagatagatagatagatagatagatagatagatagatagatagatagatagatagagatagatagatagataagcaggcacgcaaatagacagacagatagatagacagatagatagaaataatcctacatacctacataacatGTAAACGTATATACCTGCAACTACACCTCCTTACATAGACGTATCTATTCATAGGTACTTCTGCATACACGCACCTGCAAAAATTAAAagccaaatttctttaaaataaaacacacCCTACAGTCTAAAATAAAGGACTAACTGAATTTTTGAAGTTataaagtactagcagtatcgcccggcgttgctcgagtttgtaagggaaataactatataagcatttttagagatgtaaagtataatagccatatcaaaggggggggggtgttactgtagctttttacgttctgagatttaa encodes the following:
- the LOC115215622 gene encoding cell number regulator 7, coding for MSAEFSHGLFGCFDNLGICIVTYFVPCYTAGKNAEATGKSCVLYGLFYTCFPCIEGGMTRTAIREQKGIAGSLIGDIFLHLCCSLCALSQEAMEVTPQAMVRE